A region from the Candidatus Thorarchaeota archaeon genome encodes:
- a CDS encoding tetratricopeptide repeat protein, which produces MTEGPIIPEFRMYENRLTPIEQQEIQQRFSVETKAGKDRFRVFTDVLTEYVGSGECTNRSSGLIAMCAKASFLRGKYGFNQVLAKESSNLTAKGYAAAAYCRQSLDPRWLNNLRNYANQLWQEKDYIAYAELSGELASVLVDLGYYKRAREVASESIDKVTKATSTDANVREGVQAALLRSRIILAALLAQSKSREEGLIRLDSALSTAKHLNHQLALTDIRYYRAHALWISNEYDRALSLVNSALRKYDSMGYIQGLANARNLKGVLLLDKGQLQDARDNFEELLVLQQRLNDQIGLAKTLINVGEIDRSLGQIDQMQTYNQRALEISEEAEYLIGIATATINLGDVALRKGNTENALKRYEEGIQIADKSQMRKIMRLGLFLAADAHFMAQDFDKAIDLYREAAEVSAETDHPLFVFNAKVSEIMTEWERDAPADEGLLRETHEVLGSAKSWLHSDNASLMRDVRRKIYQDSSIESDTCVFFDAEKNFQCRVERTSLGKECFGNLFWMRQLCPYFKTFITHLEEFL; this is translated from the coding sequence TTGACAGAAGGTCCTATCATTCCCGAATTCAGAATGTATGAGAATCGACTCACTCCTATCGAACAACAGGAAATACAGCAGAGATTCTCTGTTGAAACAAAAGCCGGCAAGGATCGATTCAGAGTTTTTACTGATGTCCTAACTGAGTATGTTGGAAGTGGGGAATGCACCAACAGAAGCTCGGGTCTCATAGCAATGTGTGCAAAGGCCAGTTTTCTTAGGGGTAAGTATGGCTTCAACCAGGTTCTTGCGAAAGAGTCAAGCAATCTTACAGCGAAAGGCTACGCAGCGGCTGCCTATTGCAGACAGAGTCTGGACCCTCGATGGTTGAACAACTTGCGGAACTATGCTAATCAACTCTGGCAAGAGAAAGATTACATAGCTTACGCTGAGCTTTCCGGAGAGCTTGCATCTGTTCTTGTCGATTTGGGATACTACAAGAGAGCCAGAGAAGTGGCTAGTGAAAGCATTGACAAAGTAACAAAAGCAACCTCGACTGATGCCAATGTCCGTGAAGGTGTACAGGCCGCCTTGTTACGTTCAAGGATTATACTAGCAGCTCTTCTCGCTCAATCCAAGTCTAGAGAAGAAGGTTTGATTCGTCTGGATTCAGCCCTTAGTACTGCAAAACACTTGAATCATCAACTTGCATTGACTGATATCAGGTATTATAGAGCCCACGCTCTGTGGATTTCCAACGAGTATGACCGCGCACTCAGTTTGGTCAACTCTGCGTTAAGAAAGTATGATAGTATGGGCTATATTCAGGGGCTAGCGAATGCTAGGAATCTCAAAGGAGTACTCCTTTTGGATAAAGGACAGCTACAAGATGCCCGCGACAATTTCGAGGAGTTACTTGTTCTTCAACAGCGTTTGAATGACCAAATTGGACTTGCCAAGACTTTGATTAATGTTGGTGAGATTGATAGATCGCTGGGGCAAATTGATCAGATGCAAACATACAATCAGAGAGCTCTAGAAATCAGTGAGGAAGCAGAGTATCTGATTGGTATTGCGACTGCAACCATCAATCTTGGAGATGTCGCGCTAAGAAAGGGAAATACCGAGAACGCCTTGAAGAGGTATGAAGAAGGTATTCAAATTGCAGATAAGTCCCAAATGAGAAAGATTATGCGATTAGGGCTATTCCTTGCTGCTGATGCTCACTTCATGGCACAAGATTTCGATAAGGCTATTGACTTGTATCGAGAAGCGGCAGAGGTCTCGGCTGAAACTGACCACCCGCTCTTTGTGTTCAATGCTAAAGTAAGCGAAATCATGACAGAATGGGAACGCGATGCTCCTGCGGACGAAGGATTACTAAGAGAAACTCATGAAGTTCTGGGGTCTGCAAAATCTTGGCTTCATTCGGATAATGCCTCACTTATGCGTGATGTTCGGAGAAAAATCTATCAAGACTCATCAATTGAAAGCGATACCTGCGTTTTCTTTGATGCCGAGAAGAATTTCCAATGTAGAGTTGAACGAACATCCTTAGGGAAGGAATGCTTTGGTAATCTTTTCTGGATGAGACAACTATGCCCATATTTCAAGACCTTTATCACGCATTTAGAAGAATTTCTTTGA